A window of Caretta caretta isolate rCarCar2 chromosome 13, rCarCar1.hap1, whole genome shotgun sequence contains these coding sequences:
- the MYH7 gene encoding myosin-7, whose product MSDAEMAEFGTAAPYLRQSEKLRLEAQTRPFDLKKDIFVPDVKEEFVKAKLLSREGGKITAETESGQTITVKEDQIMQQNPPKFDKIEDMAMLTFLHEPAVLYNLKERYAAWMIYTYSGLFCVTVNPYKWLPVYNAEVVGAYRGKKRSEAPPHIFSISDNAYQNMLTDRENQSILITGESGAGKTVNTKRVIQYFAVIAAISDRSKKEQQVDKSKGTLEDQIIQANPALEAFGNAKTVRNDNSSRFGKFIRIHFGATGKLASADIETYLLEKSRVIFQLKSERSYHIYYQILSNKKPELLDMMLVTNNPYDYAFISQGETTVTSIDDAEELLATDSAFDILGFTQEEKNSLYKLTGAIMHFGNMKFKQKQREEQAEPDGTEEADKSAYLMGLNSSDLLKGLVHPRVKVGNEYVTKGQTVQQVAYAVGALAKSMYEKMFGWMVTRINNTLETKQPRQYFIGVLDIAGFEIFDFNSFEQLCINFTNEKLQQFFNHHMFVLEQEEYKKEGIEWVFIDFGMDLQACIDLIEKPMGIMSILEEECMFPKATDMTFKAKLYDNHLGKSGNFGKPRNIKGRPEAHFSLMHYAGTVDYNIMGWLQKNKDPLNETVVGLYQKSALKLLALLFANYAGADSAHEGGKGKGSKKKGSSFQTVSALHRENLNKLMTNLRSTHPHFVRCIIPNETKSPGVMDNPLVMHQLRCNGVLEGIRICRKGFPNRILYGDFRQRYRILNPAAIPEGQFIDSRKGAEKLLGSLDIDSSQYKFGHTKVFFKAGLLGLLEEMRDERLARIITRIQAQSRGLLSRIEFKKILERRDSLLVIQWNIRAFMGVKNWPWMKLYFKIKPLLKSAETEKEMQTMKEEFGRLKEALEKSEARRKELEEKMVSLLQEKNDLQLQVQAEQDNLADAEERCDQLIKNKIQLEAKVKEQTERLEDEEEMNAELTAKKRKLEDECSELKKDIDDLELTLAKVEKEKHATENKVKNLTEEMAGLDEIIAKLTKEKKALQEAHQQALDDLQAEEDKVNTLSKAKVKLEQQVDDLEGSLEQEKKIRMDLERAKRKLEGDLKLAQESIMDLENDKQQMDEKLKKKDFELSALNARIEDEQLIAAQLQKKLKELQARIEELEEELEAERTARAKVEKLRSDLSRELEEISERLEEAGGATSVQIELNKKREAEFQKMRRDLEEATLQHEATAATLRKKHADSVAELGEQIDNLQRVKQKLEKEKSELKLELDDISSNLEQLLKAKANLEKLCRTMEDQMNEHRTKSEEGQRMVNDLTTQRAKLQAENGELARQLDEKDALVNQLTRGKLTYTQQLEDLKRQLEEEAKAKNALAHALQSARHDCDLLREQYEEETEAKAELQRSLSKANSEVAQWRTKYETDAIQRTEELEEAKKKLAQRLQEAEEAVEAVNAKCSSLEKTKHRLQNEIEDLMVDVERSNAAAAALDKKQRNFDKILSEWKQKFEESQTELESSQKEARSLSTELFKLKNAYEESLEHLETFKRENKNLQEEISDLTEQLGTSGKTIHELEKVRKQLEAEKMELQAALEEAEASLEHEEGKILRAQLEFSQFKADFERKLAEKDEEMEQAKRNHLRVVDSLQTSLDAETRSRNEALRVKKKMEGDLNEMEIQLSHANRMAAEAQKQVKLLQGLLKDTQIQLDDVVRANEDLKENIAIVERRNNLLTAELEELRAVVEQTERARKLAEQELIEASERVQLLHTQNTSLINQKKKMEADLSQLQTEVEEAVQECRNAEEKAKKAITDAAMMAEELKKEQDTSAHLERMKKNMEQTIKDLQLRLDEAEQLALKGGKKQLQKLEARVRELENELESEQKRNVESIKGLRKSERRIKELTYQTEEDRKNLIRLQDLVDKLQLKVKAYKRQAEEAEEQANTNLAKFRKVQHELDEAEERADIAESQVNKMRAKSRDIGAKKGLNEE is encoded by the exons ATGTCGGACGCAGAGATGGCTGAGTTTGGGACCGCTGCCCCCTATCTGCGCCAGTCGGAGAAGCTGCGGCTCGAAGCGCAGACCCGGCCCTTCGACCTGAAGAAGGACATCTTCGTGCCGGACGTCAAGGAGGAGTTTGTCAAGGCCAAGCTCCTCTCCCGGGAAGGGGGCAAGATCACCGCTGAGACCGAGAGTGGCCAG ACGATAACGGTGAAGGAGGATCAGATCATGCAGCAGAACCCGCCAAAGTTCGACAAGATCGAGGACATGGCCATGCTGACGTTCCTGCACGAGCCGGCCGTGCTCTACAACCTCAAGGAGCGATACGCTGCCTGGATGATCTAC ACCTACTCGGGGCTGTTCTGTGTGACAGTCAATCCCTACAAGTGGTTGCCAGTCTATAATGCAGAGGTGGTGGGCGCCTACAGGGGCAAGAAGAGAAGTGAAGCCCCGCCCCACATCTTCTCCATCTCTGACAATGCCTATCAGAACATGCTGACAG ATCGGGAGAACCAGTCCATCCTCATCAC cGGAGAATCCGGGGCGGGGAAGACCGTGAACACCAAGCGGGTCATTCAGTACTTTGCTGTCATCGCAGCCATCAGTGACCGCAGCAAGAAGGAACAACAGGTGGACAAGAGCAAG GGGACCCTGGAGGATCAAATCATCCAGGCCAATCCTGCCCTGGAGGCCTTTGGCAATGCCAAGACTGTGAGGAATGACAACTCGTCCCGATTC ggTAAATTCATCCGGATTCATTTTGGGGCGACGGGGAAGTTGGCTTCAGCTGATATAGAGACCT ATCTCCTGGAAAAATCCCGGGTCATCTTCCAGCTCAAATCCGAGAGGAGCTATCACATCTACTACCAGATCCTGTCCAACAagaagccagaactcctgg ACATGATGCTGGTGACCAACAATCCATATGACTACGCCTTCATCTCCCAAGGAGAGACCACGGTGACGTCCATCGATGATGCTGAAGAGTTGCTAGCCACTGAT AGCGCCTTTGACATCTTGGGCTTCACTCAGGAGGAGAAGAACTCTTTGTACAAGCTGACAGGCGCCATCATGCACTTTGGGAACATGAAGTTCAAGCAGAAGCAACGCGAGGAGCAGGCCGAGCCTGATGGCACTGAGG AGGCGGACAAATCTGCCTACCTGATGGGGTTGAACTCGTCAGATCTACTGAAGGGGCTTGTTCACCCACGGGTCAAGGTGGGGAATGAGTATGTGACCAAGGGGCAGACTGTCCAGCAG GTAGCTTATGCTGTAGGAGCCCTAGCCAAGTCCATGTATGAGAAGATGTTCGGCTGGATGGTGACCAGGATCAACAACACCCTCGAGACGAAGCAGCCACGTCAGTATTTCATCGGGGTGCTGGACATTGCTGGCTTTGAGATCTTCGAT ttCAACAGCTTCGAGCAGCTCTGCATCAACTTCACCAACGAGAAGCTGCAGCAGTTCTTCAACCACCACATGTTCGTGCTGGAGCAGGAGGAGTACAAGAAGGAGGGGATCGAGTGGGTGTTCATCGACTTCGGCATGGACCTGCAGGCCTGCATAGACCTCATCGAGAAG CCCATGGGCATCATGTCCATCCTGGAGGAGGAGTGCATGTTCCCCAAGGCAACGGACATGACCTTCAAGGCCAAGCTCTATGACAACCACCTGGGCAAGTCAGGCAACTTCGGCAAGCCGCGGAACATCAAGGGCAGGCCAGAGGCGCATTTCTCCCTCATGCACTACGCCGGCACGGTGGACTACAACATCATGGGCTGGCTGCAGAAGAACAAGGACCCCCTCAATGAGACGGTGGTGGGGCTGTACCAGAAATCCGCCCTCAAACTCCTTGCCCTCCTCTTCGCCAACTACGCTGGGGCCGACTCAG CCCATGAAGGCGGGAAGGGGAAAGGATCAAAGAAGAAGGGTTCATCTTTCCAGACAGTTTCAGCACTGCACAGG gagaaCCTGAACAAGCTGATGACAAACCTGCGCTCAACTCACCCCCACTTCGTCCGCTGCATCATCCCCAATGAGACAAAGTCTCCAG GGGTGATGGACAACCCCCTGGTGATGCACCAGCTGCGCTGTAATGGGGTGCTGGAGGGCATCCGCATCTGCAGGAAGGGCTTCCCCAACCGCATCCTCTACGGGGACTTCAGACAGAG GTACCGTATCCTGAACCCAGCGGCCATCCCTGAGGGCCAGTTCATCGACAGCCGCAAGGGGGCGGAAAAGCTGCTTGGCTCCCTCGACATCGACTCCAGCCAGTACAAATTCGGGCACACCAAG GTGTTCTTCAAGGCTGGGCTGCTGGGACTGCTGGAGGAGATGCGGGACGAGCGGCTCGCCCGGATCATCACCCGCATCCAGGCCCAGTCCCGGGGCCTCCTCTCCCGCATTGAATTCAAGAAGATCTTGGAACGCAG ggaCTCCTTGCTGGTTATACAGTGGAACATCCGGGCCTTCATGGGGGTGAAGAACTGGCCCTGGATGAAGCTCTACTTCAAGATCAAACCACTCCTGAAAAGCGCTGAGACGGAGAAGGAGATGCAG ACCATGAAGGAAGAGTTTGGGCGCCTGAAGGAGGCGCTAGAGAAGTCGGAGGCCCGGaggaaggagctggaggagaagatGGTCTCTCTGCTGCAGGAGAAGAACGATCTCCAGCTGCAAGTGCAGGCT GAGCAAGACAATCTTGCAGATGCTGAGGAGCGCTGTGACCAGCTGATCAAGAACAAGATCCAGCTGGAGGCCAAGGTGAAAGAGCAGACGGAGCGGCTGGAAGATGAAGAGGAGATGAATGCTGAGCTGACAGCCAAGAAGAGGAAGCTGGAGGACGAGTGCTCGGAGCTCAAGAAGGACATTGACGACCTGGAGCTGACCCTGGCcaaggtggagaaggagaaacacGCGACAGAGAACAAG GTGAAGAACCTGACAGAAGAGATGGCCGGGCTGGATGAGATAATAGCCAAGCTGACCAAGGAGAAGAAGGCCCTGCAGGAGGCCCATCAGCAAGCGCTGGATGACCTACAGGCTGAGGAGGACAAGGTCAATACCTTGAGCAAAGCCAAGGTCAAGCTGGAGCAGCAGGTGGATGAT ttggaGGGCTCCCTGGAGCAGGAGAAGAAGATCCGCATGGACCTGGAACGGGCCAAGAGGAAGCTGGAAGGGGATTTGAAACTGGCCCAGGAGAGCATCATGGACCTGGAGAATGACAAGCAGCagatggacgagaagctgaaaaA GAAAGACTTTGAGCTCAGTGCGCTGAATGCCCGGATCGAGGATGAGCAACTGATAGCTGCCCAGCTCCAGAAAAAGCTCAAAGAGCTTCAG GCGCGCATCGAGGAGCTGGAGGAAGAGCTGGAGGCGGAGCGCACGGCCCGGGCCAAGGTGGAGAAGCTGCGCTCGGACCTGTCGCGGGAGCTGGAGGAGATCAGCGAGCGGCTGGAGGAGGCGGGCGGCGCCACCTCGGTGCAGATCGAGCTGAACAAGAAGCGGGAGGCGGAGTTCCAGAAGATGCGGCGGGACCTGGAGGAGGCCACGCTGCAGCACGAGGCCACGGCCGCCACCCTGCGCAAGAAACACGCCGACTCGGTGGCCGAGCTGGGCGAGCAGATCGACAACCTGCAGCGCGTCAAGCAGAAGCTGGAGAAGGAGAAGAGCGAGCTCAAGCTGGAGCTGGACGACATCAGCTCCaacctggagcagctgctcaAAGCCAAG gccaaCCTGGAGAAGCTGTGCCGGACGATGGAGGATCAGATGAACGAGCACAGGACCAAGTCCGAGGAGGGGCAGCGCATGGTGAATGACCTCACTACCCAGCGTGCCAAGCTCCAGGCTGAGAATG GCGAGCTGGCCAGGCAGCTGGATGAGAAGGATGCGCTGGTCAACCAGCTGACACGGGGGAAGCTGACGTACACGCAGCAGCTGGAAGATCTCAAGAGACAACTGGAGGAAGAGGCCAAG GCGAAGAACGCCCTGGCCCATGCGCTGCAGTCGGCCCGGCACGACTGCGACCTGCTACGGGAGCAGTACGAGGAGGAGACGGAGGCGAAGGCCGAGCTGCAGCGCTCACTCTCCAAGGCCAACTCCGAGGTGGCGCAGTGGAGAACCAAGTACGAGACGGACGCCATCCAGCGGacggaggagctggaggaggccAA GAAGAAGCTGGCGCAGCGGCTGCAGGAGGCGGAGGAGGCCGTGGAGGCCGTGAACGCCAAGTGCTCATCGCTGGAGAAGACCAAACACCGGCTGCAGAATGAGATCGAGGACCTGATGGTGGACGTGGAGCGGTCGaacgccgccgccgccgccctggACAAGAAGCAGAGAAACTTCGacaag ATCCTGTCCGAGTGGAAGCAGAAGTTCGAGGAGTCACAGACGGAGCTGGAGTCCTCACAGAAGGAGGCGCGGTCGCTCAGCACCGAGCTCTTCAAGCTGAAGAACGCCTACGAGGAGTCTCTGGAGCATCTGGAGACCTTCAAGAGGGAGAACAAGAACCTACAGG AGGAGATCTCAGACCTGACGGAGCAGCTGGGAACCAGCGGCAAAACCATCCATGAGCTGGAGAAGGTGCGGAAGCAGCTGGAGGCCGAGAAGATGGAGCTGCAGGCGGCGCTGGAGGAGGCTGAG gCCTCTCTGGAGCACGAGGAGGGGAAGATCCTGCGGGCCCAGCTGGAATTTAGCCAGTTCAAGGCAGATTTTGAGCGGAAGCTGGCGGAGAAGGATGAGGAGATGGAGCAGGCCAAGCGCAACCACCTGCGGGTGGTGGATTCGCTACAGACCTCGCTGGACGCCGAGACCCGCAGCCGCAACGAGGCGCTGAGGGTCAAGAAGAAAATGGAGGGCGACCTCAACGAGATGGAGATCCAGCTGAGCCATGCCAACCGCATGGCGGCCGAGGCCCAGAAGCAAGTCAAGCTGCTGCAGGGATTGCTCAAG GACACCCAGATCCAGCTGGACGATGTCGTCAGGGCCAAtgaggacctgaaggagaacatTGCGATTGTGGAGCGGCGGAACAACCTGCTGACGGCCGAGCTGGAGGAGCTGCGGGCAGTGGTGGAGCAGACGGAGCGTGCCCGGAAACTGGCCGAGCAGGAGCTGATAGAAGCCAGCGAGAGAGTCCAGCTGCTCCACACCCAG AACACCAGCCTGATCAACCAGAAGAAGAAGATGGAGGCGGATCTGTCCCAGCTGCAGACAGAGGTGGAGGAGGCCGTGCAGGAGTGCAGGAATGCTGAGGAGAAGGCCAAGAAAGCCATCACCGAC GCGGCAATGATGGCAGAGGAACTGAAGAAGGAGCAGGACACCAGCGCCCATCTGGAGCGGATGAAGAAGAACATGGAGCAGACCATCAAGGACCTGCAGCTGCGGCTGGATGAGGCCGAGCAGCTGGCCCTCAAGGGTGGCaagaagcagctgcagaagcTGGAGGCGCGAGTCCGGGAGCTCGAGAACGAGCTGGAGTCGGAGCAGAAGCGCAACGTGGAGAGCATCAAGGGCCTGCGCAAGTCGGAGCGGCGCATCAAGGAGCTCACCTACCAG ACTGAGGAGGACAGGAAGAATCTGATCCGTCTCCAGGACCTGGTAGACAAACTCCAGCTGAAGGTCAAAGCCTACAAGCGGCAGGCCGAGGAGGCG GAGGAACAAGCCAACACCAACCTGGCCAAGTTCCGGAAGGTGCAGCACGAGCTAGACGAGGCGGAGGAGCGGGCTGACATCGCCGAGTCCCAGGTCAACAAGATGCGGGCCAAGAGCCGGGACATCGGAGCCAAG AAGGGGCTGAACGAGGAGTAA